A region of Burkholderiales bacterium JOSHI_001 DNA encodes the following proteins:
- a CDS encoding O-glycosyl hydrolase (PFAM: O-Glycosyl hydrolase family 30), with protein MTSLALTRFVLSARDSGLCLADQPLPLHSTEGQGQAPLPKLVVHPEQAFQSHLGFGGAFTEAAATVWQDLPETAREQLLRDYFDPVQGHGYTLGRVHINSCDFALGHYAHVEQADDFALASFSIERDRCALLPFIHAAQRVVGRPLQLLASPWSPPAWMKTNGRMADGGRLRPECRAAWAQCFVRFIRAYQAEGVPIWGVSVQNEPAAHQRWDSCLYSAEEERDFVRDHLGPALRDAGLGGVKILVWDHNRDLMVQRASVVYADPEAAAYVWGTGFHWYGPEDFDQVQQLHDAWPDKQLMFTEGCQEGGPHADPLGSWAVGERYARNIIADLNRWTVGWIDWNLLLDERGGPNHVGNFCSAPILADTARGTLMHQGAYWVLGHFARFIRPGARHVLTDAGQAMATTAFVNPDGTLAVVASHPQDHALGFALCIGDRCTAIELPPRSIATFLLEAA; from the coding sequence ATGACTTCATTGGCACTCACACGCTTTGTCCTCAGCGCACGCGACAGCGGTCTGTGCCTGGCGGACCAGCCCTTGCCCTTGCATTCCACCGAGGGCCAGGGCCAGGCCCCCCTGCCGAAGCTGGTGGTCCACCCCGAGCAGGCCTTCCAGAGCCATCTGGGCTTCGGGGGGGCTTTCACCGAGGCGGCGGCCACGGTGTGGCAGGACCTGCCCGAGACGGCTCGCGAGCAACTGCTGCGCGATTACTTCGACCCCGTGCAAGGCCACGGCTACACGCTGGGCCGGGTGCACATCAACTCCTGCGACTTCGCGCTCGGCCACTACGCCCACGTCGAGCAGGCTGACGACTTCGCGCTGGCCAGCTTCAGCATCGAGCGCGACCGCTGCGCCCTGCTGCCCTTCATCCACGCGGCGCAGCGCGTGGTCGGGCGTCCGCTGCAACTGCTGGCCTCGCCCTGGAGCCCGCCGGCCTGGATGAAGACCAACGGCCGCATGGCCGACGGCGGTCGCCTGCGGCCCGAGTGCCGCGCCGCCTGGGCGCAATGCTTCGTGCGCTTCATCCGTGCCTACCAGGCCGAAGGCGTGCCCATCTGGGGCGTTTCGGTGCAGAACGAACCGGCGGCACACCAGCGCTGGGACTCCTGCCTGTACAGCGCCGAGGAAGAGCGCGACTTCGTGCGTGACCACCTGGGCCCCGCGCTGCGCGACGCCGGCCTGGGTGGCGTGAAGATCCTGGTCTGGGACCACAACCGCGACCTGATGGTCCAGCGTGCCAGCGTGGTCTATGCCGACCCCGAGGCCGCCGCCTACGTCTGGGGCACCGGCTTCCACTGGTACGGCCCCGAGGATTTCGACCAGGTGCAGCAGCTTCATGACGCCTGGCCCGACAAGCAGCTGATGTTCACCGAAGGCTGCCAGGAAGGTGGGCCGCACGCCGACCCCCTCGGGTCCTGGGCGGTGGGGGAACGCTACGCGCGCAACATCATCGCCGACCTGAACCGCTGGACCGTGGGCTGGATCGACTGGAACCTGCTGCTGGACGAACGCGGCGGGCCCAACCACGTGGGCAATTTCTGCAGTGCCCCGATCTTGGCCGACACCGCGCGCGGCACGCTGATGCACCAGGGCGCCTACTGGGTGCTGGGCCACTTCGCGCGTTTCATCCGGCCGGGCGCACGGCATGTGCTGACCGACGCTGGCCAGGCGATGGCCACGACGGCCTTCGTCAACCCCGACGGCACGCTGGCGGTCGTGGCCAGCCACCCACAGGACCACGCCTTGGGCTTCGCACTGTGCATCGGCGATCGATGCACCGCCATCGAGCTACCGCCGCGATCGATCGCCACCTTTTTGCTGGAAGCCGCGTGA